A genomic region of Kribbella sp. NBC_00382 contains the following coding sequences:
- a CDS encoding TetR/AcrR family transcriptional regulator C-terminal domain-containing protein: MDSIWTRERPAPARETLSRTQIVQAAIELLDTEGLTGLSMRKLAARLDSGATSLYWHVQTKDDLIELVIDEVYGEVDMPEPELAGWRPGAILFAHSLRAAIMRHTWLPEVIYTRPSLGPKAMSLGSRGRVLFGAAGFADREVDYAMGAVMSYVIGAARRAGDMMQNEAFAFGLDSLLDGLNARLGK; encoded by the coding sequence ATGGACTCGATCTGGACCCGCGAACGGCCGGCACCGGCGCGCGAGACGCTCAGCCGGACGCAGATCGTCCAAGCGGCGATCGAGCTCCTGGACACCGAAGGCCTGACCGGCCTGAGCATGCGCAAGCTCGCGGCCAGACTCGACTCCGGCGCGACCAGCCTCTACTGGCACGTCCAGACCAAGGACGACCTGATCGAACTGGTCATCGACGAGGTCTACGGCGAGGTCGACATGCCGGAGCCCGAGCTGGCCGGCTGGCGGCCCGGCGCGATCCTGTTCGCCCACAGTCTCCGGGCGGCGATCATGCGGCACACGTGGTTGCCGGAGGTCATCTACACCCGGCCGAGCCTCGGGCCGAAGGCGATGTCACTCGGCTCGCGCGGACGCGTGCTGTTCGGCGCCGCCGGGTTCGCCGACCGTGAGGTCGACTATGCGATGGGCGCGGTGATGTCGTATGTGATCGGCGCGGCCCGCCGGGCCGGCGACATGATGCAGAACGAAGCCTTCGCCTTCGGCCTCGACAGCCTGCTCGACGGCCTCAACGCCCGCCTCGGCAAGTGA
- a CDS encoding TrmH family RNA methyltransferase produces MASPGLLTAQSVRIKQARRLATRAFRRKSGRFLAEGPQAVREALEHRELVVEVYAEPDVATRHRDLRDLAHIAEVPWYDVNRAAIEALSETVTSQGVVAVCQLVDVPLADAVLPTARLVAVGVQVRDPGNVGTLIRTADAAGADAVVLSAESVDPHNPKAVRASVGSLFHLPITVEADIVTAAKSWREQGLQVLAADGYGSSDLDDCIDDGTLAKPSVWLFGNEAHGLPDGFDAIVDRSVKVPIYGRAESLNLATAAAVCLYASARAQRRTD; encoded by the coding sequence GTGGCGAGCCCAGGTCTGCTGACCGCGCAATCCGTGCGGATCAAGCAGGCCCGCAGGCTCGCCACTCGTGCGTTCCGGCGCAAGTCCGGGCGCTTCCTGGCCGAGGGACCACAGGCCGTCCGCGAGGCCCTCGAACACCGCGAGCTGGTGGTCGAGGTCTACGCCGAGCCCGACGTCGCCACCCGGCACCGCGACCTGCGCGATCTCGCGCACATCGCCGAGGTGCCCTGGTACGACGTGAACCGCGCCGCGATCGAGGCCTTGAGCGAGACGGTCACGTCGCAAGGCGTCGTCGCGGTCTGCCAGCTGGTCGACGTACCGCTGGCTGATGCCGTACTGCCGACAGCTCGGCTCGTTGCCGTCGGCGTCCAGGTCCGCGACCCCGGCAACGTCGGCACCCTGATCCGTACTGCGGACGCGGCCGGCGCGGATGCCGTCGTACTGTCGGCCGAGTCGGTCGACCCACACAACCCCAAGGCCGTCCGCGCCAGCGTCGGCAGCCTCTTCCACCTGCCGATCACGGTCGAGGCCGATATCGTCACCGCCGCCAAGTCCTGGCGGGAACAGGGTCTGCAGGTCCTTGCCGCTGACGGTTACGGCTCCTCCGACCTCGACGACTGCATCGACGACGGCACGCTCGCCAAGCCGTCGGTCTGGCTGTTCGGCAACGAGGCGCATGGGCTGCCTGACGGCTTCGACGCAATCGTCGACCGCTCGGTGAAGGTCCCGATCTACGGTCGCGCCGAGTCACTCAATCTGGCGACAGCGGCGGCGGTCTGCCTCTATGCGTCGGCGCGGGCTCAGCGGCGTACGGACTGA
- the rplT gene encoding 50S ribosomal protein L20 yields MARVKRAVNAHKKRRVVLEQASGYRGQRSRLYRKAKEQVTHSLVYAYRDRKARKGDFRKLWIQRINAAARAEGLTYNRLIQGLRLAEIEVDRKILADLAVNDAPAFSALVALAKAALPADVNAKSDAAA; encoded by the coding sequence ATGGCACGCGTGAAGCGGGCAGTCAACGCCCACAAGAAGCGCCGCGTCGTCCTCGAGCAGGCCAGCGGTTACCGCGGCCAGCGCTCGCGGCTGTACCGCAAGGCCAAGGAGCAGGTCACCCACTCGCTCGTCTACGCCTACCGGGACCGCAAGGCGCGCAAGGGCGACTTCCGCAAGCTGTGGATCCAGCGGATCAACGCCGCGGCCCGCGCCGAAGGCCTGACCTACAACCGTCTCATCCAGGGTCTTCGCCTGGCCGAGATCGAGGTCGACCGCAAGATCCTCGCCGACCTGGCCGTCAACGACGCTCCGGCGTTCTCGGCGCTGGTCGCGCTGGCGAAGGCGGCCCTGCCGGCCGATGTCAACGCCAAGAGCGACGCCGCGGCCTGA
- the rpmI gene encoding 50S ribosomal protein L35 has protein sequence MPKMKTHSGMKKRVRVTGSGKLRREQTGKRHLAEAKSTKRKRRLSGTVEVASSHVKKAKKLLGI, from the coding sequence ATGCCGAAGATGAAGACCCACTCGGGGATGAAGAAGCGCGTCCGGGTGACCGGTTCGGGCAAGCTGCGTCGCGAGCAGACCGGCAAGCGTCACCTCGCCGAGGCGAAGTCGACCAAGCGCAAGCGTCGCCTGTCGGGCACCGTTGAGGTCGCTTCCTCGCACGTCAAGAAGGCCAAGAAGCTTCTCGGCATCTGA
- the infC gene encoding translation initiation factor IF-3 produces MTIELRVNERIRVPEVRLVGPNGEQVGIVRIEDALRLAQEADLDLVEVAATARPPVCKLMDFGKYKYETAQKARESRRNQTNTVIKEMKLRPKIDPHDYETKKGHVVRFLRAGDKVKITIMFRGREQSRPELGFRLLQRLAEDVSELGFVESSPRQDGRNMIMVLGPHKKKSEARVDVEAEKAKKLAEHEAEQEAERQERAAQLKQYEAEQAAGATKKPKGPADNLDPE; encoded by the coding sequence ATCACCATTGAACTGCGCGTCAACGAGCGCATCCGCGTTCCTGAGGTGCGCCTGGTCGGACCGAACGGTGAGCAGGTAGGCATCGTCCGGATCGAGGACGCACTTCGGTTGGCACAGGAAGCCGATCTCGACCTGGTCGAGGTTGCGGCCACGGCACGCCCGCCGGTCTGCAAGCTGATGGATTTCGGCAAGTACAAGTACGAGACCGCGCAGAAGGCGCGGGAGTCTCGCCGGAACCAGACCAACACCGTCATCAAAGAGATGAAGCTGCGGCCGAAGATCGACCCGCACGACTACGAGACCAAGAAGGGTCACGTCGTCCGCTTCCTCCGTGCCGGTGACAAGGTCAAGATCACCATCATGTTCCGCGGTCGTGAGCAGTCCCGCCCCGAGCTGGGGTTCCGGCTGCTGCAGCGGCTGGCCGAAGATGTCAGCGAGCTCGGCTTCGTCGAGTCCTCGCCGCGTCAGGACGGCCGGAACATGATCATGGTGCTCGGACCGCACAAGAAGAAGTCCGAGGCGCGCGTCGACGTCGAGGCCGAGAAGGCCAAGAAGCTCGCCGAGCACGAGGCCGAGCAAGAGGCGGAGCGCCAGGAGCGTGCTGCGCAGCTGAAGCAGTACGAGGCCGAGCAGGCCGCCGGCGCCACCAAGAAGCCGAAGGGTCCGGCAGACAACCTCGACCCGGAGTGA
- a CDS encoding DUF1844 domain-containing protein: MSDQVSTPPDATPVPPAEEHSSVDPLSTVSRDIAEVPSVEIISTAALHLMSAAAVHLGLAEDLPEHRDLDEARSLIDSLAGLLDAAAPSLGHHHAAPLRDGLRSLQLAFQEASTIPDEPGAGPGEKYTGAVHPAAASRPQYTRPLPVAE, translated from the coding sequence ATGAGCGACCAAGTCTCCACTCCGCCTGACGCCACCCCTGTACCGCCCGCTGAAGAGCACTCTTCGGTGGACCCGTTGTCGACGGTATCGCGGGACATCGCCGAGGTACCGAGCGTGGAGATCATCTCGACCGCAGCGCTGCACCTGATGAGTGCGGCCGCGGTCCACCTCGGCCTGGCCGAGGACCTGCCCGAGCACCGCGACCTCGACGAGGCCCGCTCGCTGATCGACTCGCTGGCCGGCCTCCTCGACGCCGCCGCGCCGTCGCTGGGCCACCACCACGCCGCTCCCCTGCGCGACGGTCTCCGCTCGCTGCAACTGGCCTTCCAGGAAGCCTCGACCATCCCCGACGAGCCCGGCGCAGGCCCCGGCGAGAAGTACACCGGCGCGGTCCACCCAGCCGCCGCCTCCCGCCCGCAGTACACGCGCCCGCTCCCAGTCGCCGAATAG